From the Apis cerana isolate GH-2021 linkage group LG3, AcerK_1.0, whole genome shotgun sequence genome, one window contains:
- the LOC107998053 gene encoding guanylate cyclase 32E isoform X2, which translates to MQLASVERACLLLTAIHILLDKGVYAETFTLGYITGSKRRPGDFEYQRPGYRISGAISLAVKEVNAGELGRRGHKLDFLVAETYGEEETSILMTADLWTRNISAYIGPQETCIHEGRMAAAFNLPMISYFCTHRESSNKKEFPTFARTRPPDTQISKSVVSVLMAFNWTKVTFMYMNSTLFEFNKMSTIAETILASFEAAGVTVNFIRCWEEPYHVTHMTNPFHKYVTETYRETRIYVILGNYYEHMGLLMALDEKKLLEKGEYWVVGVDIEQYDEKRPDKYFRGLWQRKTNYSILKAYRSYFSVVASAPIYSTNFTRMVNLYRQKPPFNFSNPLANMGGIIQIVPETAYLYDAVHLYERSLLKALDEDRDPRNGREMVATLYGVHYRSAMGYMVYMDENGDAEGNYTLIALDNRPTKGHGLYPIAYFVGKENGTNLPILRLTRDISWIGDGPPIAEPHCGYHGEKCTSHTGEIVGGIAGGFLLIMAAVALVLYRNWRYEQELDSLLWKVNYKDIQIKEQKDESSGMNEAPTKCNSKTTTQPIVRTSQVSLSSNPDADFRYSMIYTQIGVYKGRIFAVKKVRKKSIEITREMKKELKVMRDLRHDNLNAFIGACTDPPNICIVVEYCARGSLKDILENEDMKLDNMFMASLVGDIIRGMIYLHDSVIKYHGSLSTSNCLVDSRWVVKLADFGLHEFKKNAECEPCDVIKKYHGLLYRAPELLRSTKSQEPIARDYQRGDVYSFAIVLYELQGRHGPFGITELSDSEILKKVIGRETDTEPFRPPLNQLENCFHFVRDCLIECWAEDPEARPDFKIVRNKLRPLRKGMKPNIFDNMMAMMEKYANNLEALVDERTDQLTEEKKKTDALLYEMLPRYVAEQLKRGHKVEAESFDSVTIYFSDIVGFTAMSAESTPLQVVDFLNDLYTCFDSTIENYDVYKVETIGDAYMVVSGLPIRNGIQHAGEIASMSLCLLDAIKQFTIRHRPLDKLQLRIGIHSGPVCAGVVGLKMPRYCLFGDTVNTASRMESTGSPLKIHCSGETKGLLDQLGGFKIVERGLVSMKGKGERLTYWLIGEDAVLREERSRERENRRNGHARRNPLIPRSSLKNKSLVRSTFMRCSSESPKRLRFASSDQLNQKCSRANSQLESIIDNSPCKPKMCRAAAGADSCAVVDNWRSSSNSCPCVEKLGVQESTRIDAKELGRHRSHADSKGFQALRHLNWTIGNEACLSCEGGAKNSRFGSAGIVQTSCRSAPSSPRHSTLILNCQRRAAQSNEEMDGWDATTPLIYHPGGRLD; encoded by the exons TTTTGCACCCATCGAGAGTCCTCCAACAAGAAGGAGTTCCCTACGTTCGCCAGAACGAGGCCGCCCGATACCCAAATCTCTAAATCCGTGGTCTCCGTGTTGATGGCCTTCAACTGGACCAAA GTGACGTTCATGTACATGAACTCGACCCTGTTCGAATTCAACAAAATGTCAACGATCGCCGAGACTATATTGGCATCGTTCGAGGCGGCCGGTGTGACAGTGAACTTTATTCGCTGTTGGGAAGAGCCATACCACGTCACGCACATGACCAATCCGTTCCACAAATACGTCACCGAGACTTATAGGGAAACTCGAA TTTACGTGATTCTAGGCAATTACTACGAGCATATGGGGCTGTTAATGGCGTTGGATGAGAAGAAGCTATTGGAAAAAG GTGAGTACTGGGTGGTCGGCGTCGATATCGAGCAATACGATGAGAAACGGCCGGACAAGTACTTCCGTGGTTTATGGCAGAGGAAGACAAACTACTCGATCCTGAAGGCGTATCGTAGCTATTTCAGCGTGGTTGCATCCGCGCCCATTTATTCCACCAACTTCACGCGCATGGTGAACTTGTACAGGCAGAAGCCGCCCTTCAACTTCTCCAATCCCCTCGCCAACATGGGTGGGATCATTCAG ATCGTGCCGGAGACGGCGTATCTGTACGACGCGGTGCACCTCTACGAGAGATCGTTGCTAAAAGCCCTGGACGAGGATCGGGACCCGAGAAATGGCCGAGAAATGGTGGCGACTCTTTACGGCGTTCATTATCGGAGCGCCATGGG ATATATGGTATACATGGACGAAAACGGTGACGCTGAAGGCAATTACACTCTGATTGCGCTGGACAATCGGCCGACAAAGGGACACGGTTTATACCCCATAGCTTACTTTGTGGGAAAAGAGAACGGCACGAATCTGCCG ATACTTCGATTGACGAGGGATATTTCGTGGATCGGTGACGGGCCGCCGATCGCCGAGCCTCATTGCGGTTACCACGGTGAAAAATGCACGT CTCACACGGGAGAGATCGTGGGTGGAATAGCAGGTGGATTTCTGTTGATCATGGCTGCTGTGGCCCTAGTGCTGTACAGGAACTGGAGGTACGAGCAGGAACTGGATTCCCTACTGTGGAAGGTGAACTACAAAGACATTCAGATCAAGGAGCAGAAAGACGAGTCGTCCGGAATGAACGAGGCGCCTACCAAATGCAATTCTAAG ACAACGACCCAGCCCATAGTAAGAACCAGCCAAGTATCCCTAAGCTCGAATCCCGACGCCGATTTTCGTTATTCGATGATTTACACGCAAATAGGCGTGTACAAAGGGCGGATATTCGCCGTGAAGAAGGTTCGgaagaaatcgatcgagatcACGCGGGAGATGAAGAAGGAGCTGAAAGTG ATGCGTGACTTGCGACACGATAATTTGAACGCTTTCATCGGGGCGTGCACCGACCCGCCAAACATATGCATCGTCGTCGAGTATTGCGCCCGTGGAAGTCTCAAG GATATCTTGGAGAACGAGGACATGAAGCTGGATAATATGTTCATGGCGTCCTTGGTCGGAGATATAATCAGA GGCATGATCTATCTGCACGATTCCGTCATAAAATATCACGGCTCGCTGAGTACGTCCAACTGTTTGGTGGACTCTCGATGGGTCGTAAAACTGGCAGACTTTGGGTTGCACGAGTTCAAAAAGAACGCCGAGTGCGAACCGTGCGACGTTATAAAGAAGTATCACG GTTTGTTGTATCGAGCGCCTGAATTGCTACGATCGACGAAGAGTCAAGAGCCGATAGCGCGCGATTATCAAAGAGGGGACGTTTACTCTTTCGCGATAGTGTTGTACGAGCTTCAAGGGAGGCACGGTCCGTTCGGGATCACGGAATTATCCGATTCGGAGATATTGAAGAAGGTGATCGGCCGGGAAACGGACACGGAACCGTTCAG ACCACCGTTGAACCAGTTGGAGAACTGTTTCCATTTCGTGCGCGATTGTCTGATAGAGTGCTGGGCCGAGGATCCCGAGGCCCGACCAGACTTCAAGATCGTAAGGAACAAGCTGAGACCTCTGAGGAAGGGCAT gaagCCAAACATATTTGACAACATGATGGCCATGATGGAGAAATACGCGAATAATCTGGAAGCCCTCGTGGACGAGCGAACGGATCAATTGacggaagagaagaagaaaacag ACGCCCTGCTGTACGAAATGTTGCCGCGTTACGTGGCGGAGCAATTGAAACGGGGGCACAAAGTGGAGGCGGAAAGCTTCGACAGCGTCACCATTTATTTCAGCGACATCGTAGGATTCACCGCCATGTCCGCCGAAAGCACGCCTCTACAG GTGGTAGACTTTCTGAACGATTTGTACACCTGCTTCGATTCGACGATAGAAAATTACGACGTGTACAAAGTGGAGACGATCGGGGACGCTTACATGGTG GTAAGCGGGCTGCCTATTCGAAACGGTATTCAGCACGCGGGAGAAATTGCCAGCATGTCCTTGTGCCTCCTAGACGCCATTAAACAATTCACCATTCGGCACAGGCCCCTGGATAAATTGCAACTTCGAATCGGTATACATTCAG GACCAGTGTGCGCCGGCGTGGTAGGCCTAAAAATGCCGCGCTACTGCCTGTTCGGCGATACCGTGAACACGGCCAGTCGCATGGAATCCACCGGCTCCC CTTTAAAGATACACTGCAGCGGGGAGACGAAGGGGCTGCTGGATCAACTAGGCGGTTTCAAGATAGTGGAAAGGGGCCTGGTCTCCATGAAGGGCAAAGGCGAGCGTCTCACGTACTGGCTGATCGGCGAGGACGCGGTCCTCAGGGAGGAGAGGAGCAGGGAACGGGAGAATCGAAGGAACGGTCACGCGAGGAGGAATCCTTTGATACCGCGAAGCTCCCTCAAGAACAAGTCGTTGGTACGGTCGACGTTCATGAGGTGTTCGAGCGAGTCGCCCAAGAGATTGCGCTTCGCCAGCTCGGACCAACTGAATCAGAAATGCTCGCGCGCGAACAGCCAATTGGAATCGATAATCGACAATAGCCCGTGCAAGCCGAAAATGTGCCGCGCCGCGGCCGGGGCGGATTCGTGCGCCGTCGTGGATAACTGGAGGTCGTCGAGCAACTCGTGCCCCTGCGTGGAGAAGCTGGGGGTGCAGGAAAGCACGCGGATCGACGCGAAAGAACTGGGACGGCACCGATCCCACGCGGATTCGAAGGGCTTCCAGGCGTTGAGGCATCTCAACTGGACGATCGGCAACGAGGCTTGCCTCTCTTGCGAAGGAGGGGCGAAGAACTCGCGGTTCGGCTCGGCGGGGATCGTGCAGACGAGCTGCAGATCGGCGCCCAGCAGCCCGAGGCACAGCACTCTCATCTTGAATTGTCAGAGGCGAGCCGCGCAGTCGAACGAGGAGATGGACGGATGGGATGCAACCACCCCGTTGATTTATCACCCGGGAGGACGATTGGATTAA